Part of the Granulicella cerasi genome is shown below.
CACCGCTCACCTGCTCCAAAAACTTCTGCCCATAGCCGCTCGACCCACGCGGATTCACCATCACGACGACATAGCCGTCTGCGGCAAACAACTCAGGGTTCCACCGATACGACCACGCATCGCCCCAAGCGCCCTGCGGCCCGCCATGAATCAAAAACTTCACCGGATACTTCTTCGCCGGATCGAAGTTCGGCGGCTTCACGAGGAAGCCTTGAACCTTCGTGCCGTTTGCCCCGGCAAATTCAAATTCGTCTAGTCGCGACAACTCCAAAGAAGCGACTAGCGCATCGTTCAGATGCGAGAGATTCTTATGCCGCGTCCCGAAAAAGTGATAGAAGCCGTTGCCATCTTCAGTTACACCGCTATCCATTGTGTTTGAAATCTTCACGATCTCAGCAGGTTCCTTCACAGCTATACGAATCGCGATGACTGAATCCTCGGCGTGCAACGGAACGATGTCGCTGTACTCACCTCTAGAACCAGCTTCAATGGGGTTATACGTGTTGCTAAGCTTGCCTTCCAGCGTAACAAGCTGAATATTGGTGTGGCCGCGGTAGGAACTCGAGGTCACGAGAGATGAAGCGTTTCCCCAAGCAAATTCATCGAGACCTCGATCAAACTTCGACGTCAGGTTCCTGATATTCCCTGTCGCCCGATCCATCACCACCAGATCAAACTTGTCCGACTCATACCCATTCCGCGCCTGACTCCGCCACGCCAGCCACTTCCCATCCGGTGAATATTGCGGCCCATCATCGCTCCCCGCTGCCGTCGACACCTTCTTCGCCGTATGCGGATCAGCGCCCACCGCCAGCACAAACACATCGTTGTTCGTCGACTCCGCCGGAACCTTATCCAGATTCACGACATACGCGACTTCCTTACCATCCGGCGAGATCGCATACCCCAGCGGGCCGCCCAGCGAGAACGTCGGCGCCTCATGCTCGCCCACCACGCTCGCGGGCGTCACGTCCGTCGGCGACACATGCGTACCGGCCAGCGCATCCGCATAAAAGATGTGCGAGTGCTTCGGCCCCATGAACTGGTTCCAGTGGCGATAGAGCAGCGAATCAAACACCCGCGCCTTCACCGGGTTCTTCGTCTCCGCCGCGTCCTTGTCGGCGTTGCACTTCGCCTCCGCATCATCATGCGCAGGCCCCGCCGCCAGCTTCGACTCGCACTCCGGCCACACGCTCGACGTGAACAAAATGTGCCGCGAATCCGGAGCCCAGATCGCACCATCAGCCTCAGTCTCGAGCGCCGTCGCCTGATGCGCTGCGCCTAGCCTGCCCGCCTTCTCATCCCATGGCGCAAGCCAAATCTGCGACGACCCGGTCTCGCTCGACGTGTACATCACCCACTTGCCATCCGGCGAAAAGCGCCCATTCGACTCGCCGCTCCCTGTAGTCACCTGCTTCTCACTGGACCCTGAGCCCTGGACGCTGGACCCTGACTCCGACGGCACCGCCCACAGGT
Proteins encoded:
- a CDS encoding dipeptidyl-peptidase 5; amino-acid sequence: MRNLLAAAMLPAALAFGCVCTSAQTPAPAKRPMTFADLMAVKRVSDPQVSPSGKWVLFSVTDVSLEKNSKVNHLWAVPSESGSSVQGSGSSEKQVTTGSGESNGRFSPDGKWVMYTSSETGSSQIWLAPWDEKAGRLGAAHQATALETEADGAIWAPDSRHILFTSSVWPECESKLAAGPAHDDAEAKCNADKDAAETKNPVKARVFDSLLYRHWNQFMGPKHSHIFYADALAGTHVSPTDVTPASVVGEHEAPTFSLGGPLGYAISPDGKEVAYVVNLDKVPAESTNNDVFVLAVGADPHTAKKVSTAAGSDDGPQYSPDGKWLAWRSQARNGYESDKFDLVVMDRATGNIRNLTSKFDRGLDEFAWGNASSLVTSSSYRGHTNIQLVTLEGKLSNTYNPIEAGSRGEYSDIVPLHAEDSVIAIRIAVKEPAEIVKISNTMDSGVTEDGNGFYHFFGTRHKNLSHLNDALVASLELSRLDEFEFAGANGTKVQGFLVKPPNFDPAKKYPVKFLIHGGPQGAWGDAWSYRWNPELFAADGYVVVMVNPRGSSGYGQKFLEQVSGDWGGRAYEDLMKGLDYAEQHYSFIDKDRECALGASYGGYMADWVLTHTNRFKCIVTHDGMYNPQSAFGTTEELWFNEWEYRPLASNAPDAVVEQTKPAHPWDFYDKPVSEDPFRKWSPMLHIKDAHTPTLVVHGQRDYRLDVSEGFQLFTALQLLGVPSKMLYFPDEGHWVMKPKNSELWYETVNDWCDKWTHSGKYAMQGAGVAR